The genomic DNA CACCACCTCCTTATGTTTACAAGTCTCCGCCACCACCATCGCATTCACCACCGCTGTCCTATGTGTATAAATCTCCACCGCCACCAGCACATTCACCACCACCTTCCTACATGTATAAGTCTCCACCACCGCCATCACCGTCACCACCACCTCCGTATGTGTACAAGTCTCCACCCCCTCCATCGCCATCCCCACCACCATATGGCTACAagtctccaccaccaccatcaccttccCCACCACCTCCGTATGTCTATAagtctccaccaccaccatcccttGCATCCCTtgctattttaaataataattttacAACCTGTTATATGTATTATAATAATGTAGACTATTGCTATAAAAAGGTTGTAAGCAAAACATTTTAACACACAAACACAAGTCTTCGGATTTTAAAGGGaaaggttttaatatgggaagcCTTAGGGAGTTGAGGAATTGGcccagtggcggacccaagaaTTTTTCTATAGGGGAgcgaaacatttttaaaaattttagacccctaggtatataagtaaaaaaatcggttcgtatcaggtcggttcgggtcgggtcatgtaaaacaaaagaaattgcgCCATAACGTCtctactcatggttcctatcacaaacaaattgatgcataagttcatcgctccataacataatgtttcaattttaattttcaaccctagaaatcgtgtgtaatcaccctaaaaatcatctaaacaacataatcaccctaaaaatcatctaaacaacataatcaccctaaaaatcatctaaacaaccataaacaacgtcaaaacacatgaAATTTCAAACATATTTAAGAATTTTGTTACCCTTTGGTGTCGGACGGCGGTGGTTCACAGCTGCTGATGACGTGTTGTTGTCGTTACTGTTATGTTCGATGATCGCTGGTAGAAGACGACACAAGAGAGGGAGGGCGGGAGGAATTCTAAGGGACTATTGagcttattttaattattatagtttgaacttagcttgagtttggttaatgggctagtaATTAGTGGGctaattatgtttaatgaaatattgggttaaggtattgggtatttgggttaagttgggtagtataagtttatataatttaggtagttttttaattagagtttactaaaaaaaattaaaaatataaatcgaaaacattttttacctaaggtgtgtggacaaaaaattccaaggggtgcggatgaAAAAATTAAAGGGGTACGGACGAAAAAATCCAAGAGGTGCAGACGGGATTATCAACGGAAAATAGCAATAAAattttttttcccgggggtgcgcccgcccaccttggacTACATGTAAGTCCGCCCCTGCATTGGCCTCAACTTATGTATGCTTTTGTTTTGTTAGCCGTCATCGTGGTAGCCGATAAGTCGTATGGTTATAACTCTCCACAGTCTAAAGGCTGGAAATTGCCACCGGTGAAGCATACTTTGTCAAAGATGCATTACGTTTACAAGTCTCCACCACCACCGGTAAAACACACATGGCCACATCTACCTTATCTTCACAAATCTCCTCCACCATCTCCATATGTCTACAAGTCTCCACCTCCTCCATCACCATCCCCACCTCCTCCATACATATACAAGtctcctccaccaccatcaccttccCC from Helianthus annuus cultivar XRQ/B chromosome 7, HanXRQr2.0-SUNRISE, whole genome shotgun sequence includes the following:
- the LOC110893949 gene encoding extensin-3-like; translated protein: MRSHGVLRHRPQHVYAFVFLLVATLVIADKPYGYEPQHSYGSKWPQPLKHNFPKSPYVYKSSPTVKHTWPHLPYLYKSPSHSYIYKSPPPPYVYKSPPPPSHSPPLSYVYKSPPPPAHSPPPSYMYKSPPPPSPSPPPPYVYKSPPPPSPSPPPYGYKSPPPPSPSPPPPYVYKSPPPPSLASLAILNNNFTTCYMYYNNVDYCYKKVVSKTF